Part of the Halodesulfurarchaeum formicicum genome is shown below.
GGGCGATCCGCTTCGGGTCGGCCATGGCCTTGTTGTAGATGATCCGCATCATCTCGCGGGACTTGCCCAGCCGGGCTTCGAGTGACTCGCGATACGCGTCGAGATCAGTGATCTCCCGACGGGCCACCTCCGTCTCCATGGCCGCCTCGGCCACGGCGGGTGCGACCCGGAGGAGGACTCGTGGGTCAAGCGGTTTCGGAATCACGTATTCGGGGCCGAACTGGAGCGGCTGGTCGCCGTAGGCCTGGACGACCTCGTCAGGGACGTCCTCCCGGGCGAGGGTCGCCAGTGCCTCGGCGGCAGCCACTTTCATCGCCTCGTTGATCTGGGTCGCGCGCACGTCCAGCGCCCCCCGGAAGATGAAGGGGAACCCGAGGACGTTGTTGATCTGGTTCGGGAAGTCCGATCGGCCGGTGGCCGCGATCACCGTGTCCTCGCGGGCCGTCTTGGCGTCCTCGTAGCCGATTTCGGGGTCGGGATTCGCCATGGCGAAGACCATCGGGTTCGGGGCCATCGATCGGACCATCTCCGGGGAGACGATCCCGCCGACCGAGAGGCCGACGAAGACATCAGCTCCCGCCATGGCGTCTGCGAGGTCGCCCGCGGGCCGGTCCTGCGCAAACGCGGCCTTGTACTCGTTTACGTCCCCAGCGTCGACGCGCTCCTGGGTGATGATGCCCGTCGAGTCACACATGGTGACGTTCTCGCGTGGGACCCCCAGTGCCGTGTAAAAGCGGGCGGTCGCGATGGCACTCGCTCCGGCTCCGGAGATCACTACCTCGAGGGCGTCCAGCTCTTTGTCCAGAATTTCGGCCCCGTTCAGGAGGCCCGCCCCGGTGATGATCGCCGTCCCGTGCTGGTCGTCGTGAAAAACAGGGATGTCCATCTGCTCACGGAGCCGCTCCTCGATCTCGAAGCAGTCTGGGGCCTTGATGTCCTCCAGGTTGATGCCACCGAAGGTCGGCTCCATCGCGAGGACCGTCTGAACCAGGGTGTCCGGATCGTCGAGATCGAGTTCCACGTCGAAGACGTCGATGTCCGCAAAGCGCTTGAAGAGCACCCCTTTCCCCTCCATGACTGGTTTGGCCGCGTCGGCCCCGATGTCCCCCAGCCCGAGTACTGCACTGCCGTTCGAGATGACCCCCACCAGGTTGCTCTTGGCGGTGTAGGTGTAGGCGTCGGTCGGGTCGGCCGCGATCTCCTCGCAGGGGGCGGCCACTCCTGGCGAGTATGCCAGGCTCAGATCTCGCTGGGTGTTCGTCGGCTTCGTCGTCGCTATCGAGATTTTCCCCGGCGGGTCCCGGGCGTGATACTCCAAAGCGTCCTCGTCGAGTCCCATGTGCTCCCAACCCGGCCCCGGCAGCAAAAGTCTACCCGCTCAGCGGCGGTCGATCCCGATCAAAAGAAGTCGTCCAGGCCGGACTGAGAGTCCTCCTCTTCCTCTTCGTCTTCCGCAGCCGACTCGGATTCGCTCGGTTCCTCGGCCCCTTGTGCTGGCTCCGTTTCGATCCCTTCGGACTGGGACCCGTGGCTCCCCGCAAAGGCCCCACCCGAATGCTCGACGGCGGCTTCCTCCCGGAGCGAGCGAGCGTCCTCGACGATCGACTGGACCTTGTTGGTGTCCTCGCCGCTCCCCGTGACGAAGGCGACGTGTGACTCGTCTAGCTCGTAGGCTGCGGCCATGGCGACGGTCAGTTCCCGGTTCTTGCAGTGATGGGTCATCGCCGCGAGATAGGGGAGGACCGCTCGCCGGGCCGTCCCCATGCTCAACCCGGCGACTTCCGCGATCTTTCGGGCCACGTAGTCGCGGGTCTCCCGCGTGCCCCGCGAGCGACCGAGCTTCGACCAGTAACTCGGCGGGCCGTAGCGTGTCCAGCCGCCTTTCGTCCCCTCCCGGGCGGCGGCCACCCCTGCGACGGCGTTGTCGCTCACGTACCGCCAGTAGCTGTAGTCCTGGGTTGCCCGAACCCGACCCAGCCATCGGTCGCCGGTCGCGAGCGCGTCGTAGGCCCGGGCCAGTTCTGCCCCCTCGTAATCCTTGGGCATGTTGTCCTCGATCCAGTGGATCAGGTCGTCGGGGGTCTCGTCCACGTCGTAGCCGGTCTTGAGCGCCGTTTCGGCATCGCCTTCCTTGAGGACGACATCGAGGAACGGGAAGATATCCGCCGTCGAGTCCCGATCGCCCGTGACCACGTCTTCGGCCGTGAGGAGCTGATTCTCCTCGGCTAAAGCCTGCAGGTCGTTGATGGCCGAGCGCAGGTCCCCATCGTTCTTCTCCGCGATGGCCTCCAGGGCTGTGTCCTCGTAGGTCACGTCCTCACGACGGCAGATGTCACGCAGCACGGGCAGGATCGAGCGCTTCGAGACGTCCCGAAACTCGATGTCCCGGCAGGCGTTTCGTAGGCCCCGGGACATGTCGTAGAACTCGTTTGCGATGAGCACGACCGGCTGGGTGGCGTCTTTGACCAGTCGTGTGATCGCTCCCGTTCCGCCCCGGTCGACGGTCCCATGGAGGTTGTCGGCCTCGTCGAGGATGATGAGTTTGCGACCACCCGTGCCGCCCCCGAGCGTGCCGGTGCGGGCGGCTTCCCCGGCCACGTGGTCGATGATGTCCCCAGTTCGCTGGTCGCTCGCGTTGAGCTCGACGGCGTCCCAGCCCTTGTCCGCGGCCAGCGCGTGGGCTGCGGAGGTCTTGCCGATGCCCGGTGAGCCATGCAGGATGACCGCCTCGCGGTGGTCCGGCCAGGTGTCGGCCCACTCCTCGAACTCGTCGCGGGCCGAGTCGTTCCCGCGGACCTCGCCGAGGGT
Proteins encoded:
- a CDS encoding NADP-dependent malic enzyme; this encodes MGLDEDALEYHARDPPGKISIATTKPTNTQRDLSLAYSPGVAAPCEEIAADPTDAYTYTAKSNLVGVISNGSAVLGLGDIGADAAKPVMEGKGVLFKRFADIDVFDVELDLDDPDTLVQTVLAMEPTFGGINLEDIKAPDCFEIEERLREQMDIPVFHDDQHGTAIITGAGLLNGAEILDKELDALEVVISGAGASAIATARFYTALGVPRENVTMCDSTGIITQERVDAGDVNEYKAAFAQDRPAGDLADAMAGADVFVGLSVGGIVSPEMVRSMAPNPMVFAMANPDPEIGYEDAKTAREDTVIAATGRSDFPNQINNVLGFPFIFRGALDVRATQINEAMKVAAAEALATLAREDVPDEVVQAYGDQPLQFGPEYVIPKPLDPRVLLRVAPAVAEAAMETEVARREITDLDAYRESLEARLGKSREMMRIIYNKAMADPKRIALAEGGDEKTIRAANQMADAGIAEPVLIGETTAIDRQIDELGIEYEPEILDPQQADLSDQATFLYEHRQRKGMTRNEAQELVRRDPNYLASVLVERGEVDAMLTGLTYHYPSALRPPLQVIGTAPEADFAAGVYMLTFQNRVVFVADATVNRDPSAACLEEVAEHTAALAREFNVEPRVALLSYSDFGSVDDAATQVPREAATRLRERADIDFPVDGEMQADTALVEDMLSGTYDFSALEKPANVLVFPTLEAGNIGYKLLQRLGEAEAIGPMLVGMDKPVHVLQRGDSVDDIVNLAAVAVVDAQNGPSTSTR
- a CDS encoding replication factor C large subunit produces the protein MADWTERYRPTTLGEVRGNDSARDEFEEWADTWPDHREAVILHGSPGIGKTSAAHALAADKGWDAVELNASDQRTGDIIDHVAGEAARTGTLGGGTGGRKLIILDEADNLHGTVDRGGTGAITRLVKDATQPVVLIANEFYDMSRGLRNACRDIEFRDVSKRSILPVLRDICRREDVTYEDTALEAIAEKNDGDLRSAINDLQALAEENQLLTAEDVVTGDRDSTADIFPFLDVVLKEGDAETALKTGYDVDETPDDLIHWIEDNMPKDYEGAELARAYDALATGDRWLGRVRATQDYSYWRYVSDNAVAGVAAAREGTKGGWTRYGPPSYWSKLGRSRGTRETRDYVARKIAEVAGLSMGTARRAVLPYLAAMTHHCKNRELTVAMAAAYELDESHVAFVTGSGEDTNKVQSIVEDARSLREEAAVEHSGGAFAGSHGSQSEGIETEPAQGAEEPSESESAAEDEEEEEDSQSGLDDFF